The stretch of DNA GATGTAGGGGTCAAAACAGTGCTGCCTTCTTCTTATCCAGGCAGCAGACGCAATCTGAATCAGAACTATCATGATTGCTTGACCATTACTAGAGTCTATGGTTGTCCCACTTTGTTCACAACTTTCACTTGCAATGCTAACTGGCCAGAGGTTGAAGAGGCATTGAGATGTGAGCCTGGCCAAAAACCTCCTGATCGTGCTGATATCACTAGCCGTGTATTCCACATGAAACTGCAAGAATATATAGAGGATATTAGGAGCGGAGAAGCGTACGGTCCTGTCACATCATGTGAGAATTTAAGATTACAACATTTTGTCTTCTACCCTGCTCATAAAGCAAACTGTCTAGACATTAccgttgttttgtttgtttgtagtTGCTGATACTATAGAGAAGGTGAGGAGAGGTCACCTTCTCCCCCATCACATTTTCTAACATATCTGCCATCTCAAACGAACTCTTACTTGCTTTATGATTCAATTCATCAGCATGCTCTCTATGAAGAACAAGAGGCCACGTGCGGCTAGGAAGCTGTCCATGAACAACGACGAAGACGGTGAATAGGCGACCAGCCATATTAACGTAGATGGAGGCTGCAGCTGCTGTTAGTGTGTACTCTATAACATGAATTGTACTTAAAACTCCTAGGCCAGGAACATGTGGCCGCAGGCTCAACCGCTCTAAGATGTTGTTGGACTAACTCTTTTGTACTTGCCTAGCTGCAGCTTACTGTGCCCAGATTCCAGAGTCTGTAATGTAAACTTAGAACTTAGAACTTAGAGCTGAGACTTCTTATTGGCAATGCTGATAGTGTCTAATGCATGTGCTGAACCGTCGTGCGTGAGTGTTGCAGAGGTTAGTGGCCCATGCAATTAATTGCTGTAGAGCATAGCTGTGTTATGTTATGCACAAACAGAGTCCTATGGCCCAGCCCAACTATCTTTCAGCCCGGTTCTACGAGCTTTTTCTTGCCTTCCTGTTCCACCATACCGAAAATACCAATACCGCCACCAGTTTCCCCTGGCCGGTTTTCCCAGGAGACCTCTCACTGATCGACACGTGATGTACTTCCCTGTTCCTTGCAGGAGTAGGCCTACATATACTACGTTTTCCTTGGATTCCCTGTTCCCCCACACCGGCAATGGATCTCCACCACCCAGTTCactcaaagaaaaaaatactcAGGCAGTGGACCTTGCGTGGACCAGTCGGCATGAACCAGGTAAAGATTTCTCTGCTCTTTGTACTCCAGTTACAATTAGCTGCATTATCCAACACTACAATGCAGATTCATCCTTCTTCACTAATTTGTGTTCACCATGTTGAATGACTTATAATTATTCTGCATGACCATCTGGACTAATGCACATGTTGTTCATTTTCAAAACAAGAACATGACCTctgctgaaaacaaagaagccCAGATCCATGTACCCGTCCAAGATTTGCATGATGATGGCGATCTTGGGATCAAAACAACCGAAGGCCATGTATGTAGCATCATCTGAAAAAAAGCTACCTTTCTTTGTCACTTTCTCTGGATCTTTGCAGCAAACAAACTATTGACTTCTTTCCTTTTTAATGTGTTGCCAAAAGATGGACAGTTCGCAACACGCCGCAATCAATGCGCAGCCTTTTTGCATGCCCCTGTTCTGAACAAGGCAGAGATGGGACAGACACTGGCTCTTCCAGATCCGCGATGCAGCTTGGGAGCAGATGTGCCCGCCGATCTTTTCGATCGCGCCACTGCCAGCAACTTCAAGCCACCCTCTCATGGTGAAGGTGTCAAAAAAGAAACGGTAATCAACATCTTTCATTTGTACCAAGCTTGGATGTTCCTCAATTCTGACTAACACACCTGTTATCCCTCTGTACATTGCCTCAACAGGTGCTTCTGTGCTTGGATGATAAGAAATCATTTCACGATCTCTCCAATGATTCTCTCTTCACTTCACCTGTCATCATCAAGCCTGAGGTGCACACCCACTTCCTTTGTTAAGTGTATCCAATGATTCTCTCTTCACTTCACCTATCATGCTTCAGGCTGCAGCTTAGTTATCAAAACTCTGTGTTGTCCAGTCTATAAACTTTTTTTGCTTTCTGCAACCTGCTAACTGACATGCGCCTAAACATTTAAATGCCAGTATATATGCAATCAGAGATACAATGGTCACACCAATTCTTGAATCTTTGCAACCATCACACTGGGAATATCAATTGCAACAATACTTCATATAGTCCAATATATGGATACGCGTACATGTAGTCTCACATGATAATACAGGAAACATAGCATACAAAATCAACTAGGCTCGGCTGCCCGTTCACAGGCATATAGGTGGTTACTGCATCTTCTATTTTGCCAAAAGAACACCCTCACGAACTCAAGTCTCAACCATGAACTCGCTAGCCAGCTCTTGCACCGCAGAAGTGCCAGCCCAAATGGCCACTATGCACAGCAGGAACGCCAGCCATCTCCTCACCGCTGTGAGTCTCGGAGCCACACCTCTCCCACTGCTCTGACgccgaaaagaaaaaagaacagCCTTCTCCTTTGGTTTGCCGCTGCAGGAAAAACCAAGCATTATATCAGATCCCTTGCCTTGCCGTTGACGAAACCAAAGGCAGAAACCAAACTTCTTGAAACCGCCTCTGTCCCATCGCCGTCAGCTAACCGACTTGCTTCACACAACATCACGTAGGTAACGGGCCAGCCCATAAATGATATCGCCGCCCAGAACAATTCTGCGGCCCATACAAGCGCAGCTTCCGGCCCATGGATTCCGCAATTCCGGCTgcgcgcggcggagcgcgcTGCTGTCCTAGTTGATTATATACGTCACCAAGCTATGTTTCTATTATGTAACTTACACACTCTGACTCACTACTCTATAGTAGAAACATAGTGCATAAGTATTTCCCTCATATGGCCAACTATAATATACAAATATACAGGCCCATTGAAGGCCAAGAGCGAGGTGGGCAATCTCTctggggcaaaaaaaaaatgtagggTCAAAAATTTGAACAGCCCACAGGTCTATACTATATCTATTGCTATTTGCTTTGTATTCCTCGTCCGGAAGATACGTCGCCATTGCTGTAGCAAATGTGTTTGTTCCAACCTTGGAAGAACGGGCAACGGCAGTCCGCAAATCGCCATTAGCGAATCACCATGACCAGCATCGGCGGCCAGCCACCAGCACTCCAGCGATCAGGCTCAGCAAAACTCCTATCTGCACATTGCGGTGATTAGGCTCAACAAGACTCAACGTGAGGTGAGCAGTGTTCCCTATCACGGTCGGCCCAATTAAATCAATGAATTCAACTATGTTTTCTTTAATTTATGAAATTGACGTTTGTTCTTTGGAAAATTCtagtggcccattttgcatttcGCAccaagatctaaaatttctgAAGACGGCTCTGCAAATATATTTCGTATATAATCATATTAACTTAATAATTTTATATCTAAACTGTGATTATTACTAGAATGGAATTTAATTCCAAGATTACAAACGGGACCTTTAGAATAATCTATTCCTAGCCATCTAGTATGTTTTagagaaaacaaaataaaatgccAGTAATTCCTCACTCCTGTCTTATTACACTTCCAAGTGGACCccacccaacaggccaacacGAATCCAAACTTCCAAAGAAAATCGCCGATTAGCCCCCCTCGCTCCGAAAAATTCCAGAGATACCCTCCCCATTTCTCGCGGCGGCCACGCCGACGTCGTAGATCTCCTCCTCGTCCCAGGTTTCCGGCGGTCTCGCTGGCAGCGTGAGCTCAAGCCATGGAGCTCTGGAGCAAGCTGCGGAACCTGGACGCCTACCCGAAGGTGAACGAGGACTTCTACAGCCGCACCCTCTCCGGCGGCCTCATCACCatcctctcctccctcgccatcctcctcctcttcttctccgaGATCCGTACGTATCATTCCCCCTCGCTGTTCTCCCCCTTGACATCTTCGCCTCAGATCCATTTTAATTTCGCCCTACCTAGCTGCGGTGCAGCTTTGATCTCGCCGTACCATCTCGCTGGCTTTGCGTACAAAAGTGAATGTATTCGGATGCGGAACAAGAGTACTTTGTGGTGTAATGAATTTTGTGCTTTTTCATACCAATGGCGTGAATTCGAAGCAACAGCAATTGTTAAAATTAGCGGCCCTGTTAACATGCATTGAAATTCGGGTATGGAAGCTAAATCGAAGGCATTTGGTAATAGGGGCCAGTGTGAAATACATGCATGTATTGATGTGGCAACAACATAATGGTGGTTTTGTTTCAGTTTTGATTTTGTTTCCTAGTTTGGTGTCAACAAGGACTTAATAGGCAATGATTTTGTACCCTTCTGTGATGATTTGGTTTTTAAGTTAGCATATGAATTTAACACTCACGGTGAGTTAGATTTTCTGTTCAGTTAGTACTGTGAAGTTATTTCTTCATTCATAGGATTAATAGTTTTGTCATAAGATCTTAGGGATTGCTACATCATTTTGGTGTTTGTGCTTGTGCTAAGTTTCTGTTGCATTCGTTTTTGCAAGCACGAATGCTATGTGATGCTATGCATGATCACCTTTATTCATACCTATGGACTATAACTGATACTTACTATTTTTCATGCTAAATCAAGAGAAACACTTTAACTTGTTAGATGCTGCAAGTACCTTCTCTCGCAATGGGGCTTgttcctttctttgtttatcTACATAATACTTCATGCACTGTACTTTAACTTATTGTTATGATAACTTTCCTGTAGGGCTGTATCTATATTCTGCTACAGAGAGTAAGCTCACTGTTGATACCTCAAGAGGGGAAAGACTACATATCAATGTTAGTGCCAATGTTGTTTCCTCTCCCAAATCTTCCAATTTTCTTGTACTTTCTAGTACCACTTACCATATTTAGAAAGCAGCCCATCGAAATCTAGTTATGCTAAAATTTATGTTTTTTTGTCATCTTTCATCAACTTCAATTTAGTCTATGAACTATCAGTAGTGTGAAATTTGGAATTATTCTCTTCAAGTTTAGCTAAGATTTTCTTCATGTTAGTTATTGGCACATTGCAACTTGACAGCTAGTGAACAAAATATCTGTAGAGTTTATACATTTCAAATGTGAAAGAACAATTGGTAGGCAGCTAGTTGAGATATTTAAAATTACTAATTTGGGGAGGCCCAGCCCATAATATATGTCATCTTTTGCTGTATGTGAAGATGCTGCTTTTCTTTTTGATTCTTAATATGCATGATTGCTTTTGCAGTTTGATGTTACATTCCCGGCCCTTCCTTGCTCTCTAGTTGCTGTTGATACAATGGATGTCAGTGGAGAGCAACATTATGATATAGTATGTGCACTGATTTTTGCCAGTTTCCTCTTTTATGCTTTGTTTTACATCTTCTAAATTGTATCTCAAGCTTTACTGCATAAACTGTTTCTTGATTGGATAAACATCCATTTTGCAGAAACATGACATTATAAAGAAAAGAATTGATCATCTTGGTAATGTAATTGAATCAAGAAAAGATGGAGTTGGTGCCCCTAAGGTATATCATTCTACTTCTAACATGAACTAGAATGTGAGTGAAGTTGGTCTGGTTTAATATTTACCAAATTTGGACCTGCTTTTAGCAAGAACCATGTCTTTTAGTACTAAATTGTGCAGCATTTGTTATTTCTTATCATTACCTTTTTATTGCTATTTTGATTTGTTGCAGCATTTACGAttcttgttttatttattaatgAAGTTATAAATGTcctcatatttaatattttttcagTGAGCTTTCTATGACCTTGAAGAGGTACCGAGAGATATCATGTTAGTTATTGTTATTTTTGTTCTCATAAAAATTTGGTACCTCACAAGGGCAGTATAAAACTCTTTTTAATATTTAAGATAAAGAACTGTTGACTGGTGGACGATCTGCTTAAATTGCATTCCTAAATTCGTATGTTGGGAACGACTGTAAATAGGTAGTGATTTCAAACTTGCTGGTGGCGCAAAGAGGCTGTCATCTTCTTTCATTAATTGTCAAATGTGGAATAGCAGCATATTTCTATACCAAGATGATTCTTCCTTGAACTAACTCCTTCCCCCCATCCTGGTTTCCCTCTTCTATAGATTGAAAGACCATTACAAAAGCATGGCGGTAGGCTTGACCACAATGAGGTTTACTGTGGATCTTGTTATGGTTCTGAGGAGGTATACATCTGTGACATTGTTACGCTGATGCTACTTATTTTTATACATGCAATTTTTTCACATTGATGTTATTTATCCCATGGTCTTTCTGTCACTTCAGTTAATAAACACCACCAGATTTCTCCTTTAAAATTTCATTGCATCCTGTAAGAAGCCCTAATGTTTGCATTTGCCACTTCACCAGTCAGATGATCAGTGTTGTAACTCCTGTGAAGAAGTTCGTGATGCATATCGGAAGAAAGGATGGGCTCTCACCAATGTAGAATTAATTGATCAGGTACTATTTGCTCTATTAATTTTGGCCAGTCTTATGAAAGTAGCACAATCATGTTCAATCAAATGTGTCTTAACAAAACCCGTATGTGCAGCACTCTATTGTGAATTGTGATGCATGATTTGTCCTCGAGTCCTTAGTTAGGTTTTCTGGTACATAGGGAGCCCTTATGCTTATCAAATCAATGGTTTCTGCACACACCTGCATTCATTTCTTTGCAGTATACTATTGGTGGCCTTCTTTAAATGTGTACTTGGTGTTCATTTCTTTAAACTTTAAAGCTACAAAAATATTTGAGCCACCTTAATTTGTTTGTGCATACTGCATTCTTTTACTTAGCTTTAGCTAAGATTTTTTTCTGCATGCAGCTGATTCATGTAGACGTCTTTGGTTTTACTTTGTTGTGTTTTCTTTTTAACTGGTTAGTTTCCTCACATTCCAGTGCAAGAGAGAGGGCTTCGTACAAAGGTTAAAAGATGAGACAGGGGAAGGTTGTAAAATCCATGGATTTGTAAATGTGAATAAAGTAGCTGGCAACTTTCACTTTGCCCCTGGGAAAAGCTTGGAGCAGTCATTCAACTTCCTGCAAGATCTGTTGAACCTCCAACCTGAATCTTACAATGCAAGTAGAATTAAATTCTCTTTATCCTTATCGGAGCAATTATAATTTTGTTCATAACCATAAACTGATAATTGTCGCTTTCCTGGAAACAGATAagtcacaagataaacaaaCTGTCCTTTGGGGAAGAGTTCCCCGGTGTTGTCAATCCTCTTGATGGGTATGCTTTGGAATTTAGACTACATTTCAGAACATAATTTATATTTCACTTTGCTCTACAACTTTTCCAATGCCTGATTTTGCTGAATATTTCAGAGTTGGGTGGACACAGGATAACTCCAATGGGTTAACAGGGATGTACCAGTATTTTGTGAAGGTAAAATTTTGGTAACTACCCcttcaaaattttttttggtAACTACTGGTGATATTCTTAAATACAATTCCTTACATGTAAGCTGCTGGGGACATGAAGATATTGATCCTGCCTGCTTCAACCTGATACCATCTCTTTTGTACAGGTTGTTCCTACGATCTACACGGATATTAGGGGACGGAAGATTCACTCAAATCAGGTAAGTAGCATTCTCCATGCCTAGTTGTACTTCTGAAGCCTAAGTTTGTGATTAATTAGCTGCTTTCTTTTTGCAGTTTTCCGTAACTGAGCACTTCAGAGAGGCAATTGGCTATCCTAGGCCTCCACCTGGTGTATATTTCTTCTACGAATTTTCACCAATTAAGGTGATGAAGGATATCCCTGTGCTGTGATTTTATATTGTCAGACTAGCATTTCTCTTTTGTTCGTTGTGGTTCATCTATTGATAGCCGGCAACTTTTGACATTCAATCATCCTTTTGCTCTAAAAGCAAAAAGCATACTCTGCATTTATTTCTTAGAATCGACACTCCAGTTTTCTTATCATGTTGGCCTCTTCAAGATAACATGCGAAGATCACCATCTGTACAGGTATATGTCATCCTCTGCATTAAATTCACTAGTTGGTCTGACTGCTCCTTGACAGGTTGATTTTACTGAAGAAAATACATCGCTCCTTCACTTCCTGACAAACATATGTGCTATTGTTGGAGGTTTGTCATAACTTGCTGCCATGCATAATCATCTGATAAACGAAAGTCACAAATTGCCAACCCCATGTCCATCTACACTTCTGCAGGTATTTTCACAGTTGCTGGCATCGTCGATTCTTTCGTGTACCATGGTCATCGTgccatcaagaaaaagatggagCTCGGAAAGCTTGGGTAATTCCGATTCTTAGCATATACTAGTCACTAGGACCCTAGTCAAAACTGAGTTAACTTGTGCTTGCACTGCCTCGAAAGGCTTGGCGATGAGAACTGAGGAATTTTGATAAGCTGTAATACATATGTAATCACTCAGACCTGCTAACTTCTTTGGACCTAGAGCTTCACGTTTCAGCGACTTCCATCGTGGTGCAGAGAGGTCGGCACCTCACCACTCTATTATTATCCAAAGACGTGTAGGCAGCTGGATCACTTCCGACCGATGTtttgtcatatatatataagtcaaTCCTGTTGCAACATTCTCAAACCGCTGTTAAAATTTGTGATCCTGCCCCGCGCCGCGTATCCCTTTTTTGCTTGGGTCGGTCTCCAGCATTTAAGGGGGCTCATTGGATGGCTGCCTGATGCAATCAGCCTGTGATTGGATGCGTGCATCAGGTACCGGGCCAGGGCGCCAGGCCCCCGAGATGCATTCGGCGCTTCTCAGCTTGGCTCGCTCGGTGCGAGGAATTTGCCTGCTGTGTGGTCTAGTTTTGCCTGCTGTGGTCTCACATACTACATGAAATTAATCGCATGCTGCTTGTGGCCTGGCTGGAAGTCAGAGCCCGGATGACTTCCTTTGATACTGCTGAAATTGTTCATGAGAGAAGGGAGCACAATGCTGATGCTCATAACATAGCTCGTAGCGCCGTCTATGGTGATGTGGGTCGTCATGTATGGTTCTTGAATCCACCTTTTGGTGTTTGTAATACCTATACATTTGATAATTAATAAAGGTGGATAGGTtcggctcaaaaaaaaaaaccaatagACTTCATCTTGCATGCGCATGCGCATGCGCTGGGCCACGGCAACCAATCAGACTTTCTGGATTCGGATGAGGCCGGAACCATTCTCCCGGCACGCAAGTAcacgcagcggcggcgtgccggCCAGCGCCCAGCGGCCGCGCGGCCGCCCACGTTGCCGTCCCAGCTGCCGCGCTTGCCGCTCGGCGACCAGCGCTTGTCACCCCGGCGTCGTCGCCCGCCCGTTGCCATACCAGCCAGGCAGGGGAGCCCGGGGTGGCCGCCTCGCTGCACGTCGCGACGTGCCCCCCGAAAAGGAGGTGTCgtgcggcggccgcgcggcccTTTTCACGTGGTCGTCTGACGGCGACGTCACCGGCAGCGGCGGGGCCCCCGGTCGTccggcgtcgccgtcgacggCCTTTTTCTCCATCAATCAACGCGGCCGTCGACGGGGGAGATGCGCGATCGCCCAACCCGAAAAGGCGAGAGATGCCGTGGTCAGACAAGCAGGCAGGGAGGGCCCCCTCGGCGATGACACTCCCTCCTCCGGCTGCCCCCCTTCGGCCGCCGCAGCGGGCGAGAATGGATGTGCTGATGTGCCCGGCCGAGGAAGGCCCGGACAGGAGGAATATATCGCCCTAAGGCATGGTCTCCCCATCAATGATGCCACCCAATCCAAGTGTGAAGTGTTCTGTCGGGGC from Panicum virgatum strain AP13 chromosome 9K, P.virgatum_v5, whole genome shotgun sequence encodes:
- the LOC120652546 gene encoding endoplasmic reticulum-Golgi intermediate compartment protein 3-like; amino-acid sequence: MELWSKLRNLDAYPKVNEDFYSRTLSGGLITILSSLAILLLFFSEIRLYLYSATESKLTVDTSRGERLHINFDVTFPALPCSLVAVDTMDVSGEQHYDIKHDIIKKRIDHLGNVIESRKDGVGAPKIERPLQKHGGRLDHNEVYCGSCYGSEESDDQCCNSCEEVRDAYRKKGWALTNVELIDQCKREGFVQRLKDETGEGCKIHGFVNVNKVAGNFHFAPGKSLEQSFNFLQDLLNLQPESYNISHKINKLSFGEEFPGVVNPLDGVGWTQDNSNGLTGMYQYFVKVVPTIYTDIRGRKIHSNQFSVTEHFREAIGYPRPPPGVYFFYEFSPIKVDFTEENTSLLHFLTNICAIVGGIFTVAGIVDSFVYHGHRAIKKKMELGKLG